ATTTTTTGTATATTTGTCAATGGAGGCCGGCGGTAAGACGTGCAGCGAAGCGCGTAGCGCTGAGCGAACGTCGAAGCACGTCAGTCCCAGAACCGAGCGCAGCAGTCCCACAGGTCGGGGCTCCCGGTGACCATTGGTCCGTGGGGAGAGGAGATCATGTATCGTCTTCGTGGAGTACGTCCATGCGTGGGCCTGCACCGACAACCTCGGCCAGCGCGGTCGCCAGAACGCCCGTTGAGCAGACGGCGTCGAAACCGAGGTCGGTGAACATCGACCAGTTCCGCGGATCGTTCACCCGAACGATGAGTCGACGAACCCCGAACTGATTGCGGACGAGTTGTGCGATGAGTAGATTGGTGCTATCGCGCTCGGTAGCGACGATGATGATCGACGTACCGTCGACATCTAGGCTATCGACCGATATCACTGAGCGGATGTCCTCGATAAGATGCGTGTCGATGCCGCGTTTTTCGGCCTGCTCACTGGCATGGGCGTTCTCATCGACGAACACCACCTCGTTACGATCCGTGTGGAGGCGCTCGGCGAGAGTCTGTCCGACGGCGCTTCCACCGATAATCACGATATGCATGACCGAGATGGAGAATCCGGTGGAAGCCGGATCACTTGGGTGATTGGTTGCCAACACATACCGTAGGAATCGTCACGTAACGTGATAAAAATAGTGATAATATTCCTAAGACGTGAGTCAACAATGTCGATATTGATCAATTCGTTCGTATACTCCTTGTTCCAACGACATCGTCCGACCGGCCGGTAAGACCATCACTGTCACGAAAACTCCCCGAGGTGGTCGTCGAGTGATACCGGTGATCTTCGGCTTCCGGTCGAGCGCGCCCGATCGTCATTCTCGACCGACGATCGACTGGAGAAGCGAACCCCGAGCAACCACCAAACCTGAAAGTACGGCTCAATCAGTGATGACTTCTCTGAGGAGCGATGTGGGCGTGGCGTCGTAGGCAGGGTTGTCGATGATGAAGCCCTCGGCGGGTTCGAGCATCACCTCGCTCGTCGGGCGGTGTTCGTTTTCGAAGACGAAGCCGTTCTCGATGATCTTCGCCCCCGATCCGACGACCCAGACGGGTACGTCGAGCTGAGCAGCCGTCGCGGAGATCGGGAACGTCCCGACGCGATTGTACAACGTGTCGTCGACGATGCAGTCCATGCCAAAGACGACGCGATCGACGTCGGATAGGACGGTGCCACACGCGCTGTCGACGATCAAGTGGGGTTCGACGCGGTCGATGGCGGCGAGCACGCGGGCAGTTTTCCGCCCGAGATAGCGAGGACGCGCCTCGGTAACGTACACTTCGAGATGGGTGCCTTCACTGGCCGCACGCTCGATCGCTTCGAGCACCGTCGAAGAGTAGTCGTGT
The sequence above is drawn from the Halocatena salina genome and encodes:
- a CDS encoding translation initiation factor eIF-2B gives rise to the protein MIDETVDEIREMQTHSSSVVAIKAARALETLTERDVATVEEFIRDLERNSSTLRRANPSHATLHTTQRTIVDTVVESDPDTVEAAKRHTTEAVRSVIDRVETAKREAAENGAERLQDGMTILTHDYSSTVLEAIERAASEGTHLEVYVTEARPRYLGRKTARVLAAIDRVEPHLIVDSACGTVLSDVDRVVFGMDCIVDDTLYNRVGTFPISATAAQLDVPVWVVGSGAKIIENGFVFENEHRPTSEVMLEPAEGFIIDNPAYDATPTSLLREVITD
- a CDS encoding NAD-binding protein, giving the protein MHIVIIGGSAVGQTLAERLHTDRNEVVFVDENAHASEQAEKRGIDTHLIEDIRSVISVDSLDVDGTSIIIVATERDSTNLLIAQLVRNQFGVRRLIVRVNDPRNWSMFTDLGFDAVCSTGVLATALAEVVGAGPRMDVLHEDDT